The DNA segment agttttgtatttttctgtctgcAAATGCTATTTTAAGTCCCTGTCAGTCTGGGTTTAGATCCGGCCATAGCACCATTACAGTAGCAACTGTGGTTCTAAATGATATAGTTTCAGCGTTAGATGGTAGGAGACACTGTGCAGCCTTATTTATAGACTTGTCAAAGGCTTTTGATAGTGTTGATCACATACTGCTTCTGCATAAATTGAGAGTTTTTAAGATTAAAAAATGGTGTGCCACAAGGGTCACTTTTTAGGCCCATTGTTGTTCACTTTGTATATAAATGATGCCTGTGCCTCTGTAGAAAACTGTAAAGCATATTTTTATGCGGATGACACAGTTCTTTATGCTTGTGCACCATCGCTAGAGGAAGCTGTATCAAACCTTCAGTGTGCATTTGACTGCGCGGAGAAATCCCTAAAAAACTtttgattttaaatgaaatcaaaacTAAATTCATGTTATTCACAAGGTCAAGGAAGTGTGATCCTGACGCCTTTTCCATCTGTTCCCTTAATGGCACCCACATTGAACGTGTTACAGATTGCAAATACCTTGTGAACTCACGCATTGCTGTAAAAGAGCTTAATGCTCAATCAGTTTTCCCTGAATAAACAATGGTTGATGATGAACATGgtggtctgtggggactgactggcttctggagccagcctcaaaaGGCCGTATGAAGAACCGCTGTTTTTAGTACTTCTGtgctgcttcatttttcagccctggaggtcgCCGCTTAGTTCTGACAAATCATTACAACTTCCATGAGAAATGTCCCTTAAATAAAACTTAAAGTTAGATAATAAACttgtctgtctcctctcttcctactttgacctttgaccttttctttATGAACAGGACAGTGAGCAGCGACCTGCCGAACCCCTGCGAGGACTGCGGGTGCACTGTTGGGTGCTGGTGCTGTCAGGGAGTCAGAGCGTCGAGGAGAACTTCTTCATCGACCCCCTGACCGGGAGGAGCTACAGCACTGATGATGACAACTTCCTGGGCATCGAGAGCGTGTGGAACAATCACAACTATTATGTCAACATGCAGAACTGCAGGAATGGCTGTGCTGTGAGTCCACCACTAAATACACTCTATACATGCCTGTTTCCTGTAAATCTGTTcatgcgtgtgtgtttatgccTGTGTGTAGGATATGGTGTATGACCTGGAAGATTTAAAGATGTGGGAGCCAGTCCTGTACGGTGCAGCCAGTAAAAGGCAGCTGATTCTTGACATTGTGAAGGAACAGGAGAGGGAGATGATGAGCAGAATAAACGATGATGACGaggtttgtatgttttttacatctgtgtatatgtaGTGGATATTTAGAGGTATGACTGAAATGAGGTTTTGAAAGCAGAAGGCGGCAGGCGGGCAAAAACCtataaagaatatttttttctttttggcagTAAATCACATTGAAAGACATAAATCAGTCAACTCGAAATTAGATTCAAATGTTTGGACCGAGCAGCAGcgtccagggctgaaaaatgaagccaacacagaaaaACTTCAGCTccttgaacggccacttgaggctggctccaagagcgggttgtctctacagctgattttcctatttatgacaactgtatgaggctgatttttaaaaaaaaattataattcaccagtttaatttcataaaagtgtaaaattatgtaaaattaCGGGCGGGCCTCTTTAAGTGATGGACGCTGACTGCTGATAGTTTCcccagcttctcagtcagatcaacCCCTtgtcctccacagctccaccctctcgtccagggctatctatctatcgatctatctatctattgatCTATCTATCTGATAGTCagcttggggtgcagactttagcagacttcactgatttaataacccaGAATTCATTGCAATACTGACATGATGTTGTGGGTTTTtcaactgcagaaaaaaaacttaTGAATGTTTaatagggctgacccaaaaaattagGAGCTTTGTTTGATGGCACGGGattaaattgtgaaaaaaaattagaagCTTCagcgctttttttttcttttcgttttttttggggggaggccTTAAACGCAACACTAACCCCCACCAGTCCGATACTGACAACGAGCGCActcagagctggcagacatgTCCAAGAGGTCATCAGATGTGTGGTTTCAAAGGTCAGCCCTAAGGTCAGCCCTAATGTTTAAAACAGTTATTGATAGTGAGGTCTATTAAAATGTTACTTGAAGGggcatcagtggcttagtggtagagcaggcgccccatgtacaaggctgttgctgcagtggcccgggttcgactccagcctgtggccctttgctgcatggcactccctctctctctctcccctcacgcttgtctgtcctgtcaaataaaggctaaaaatgccaaaaaaatatcttaaaaaaaaaaaaaagttacttgAATTGTGATGGCCGGGaataatattcaaccacatcatgatacagagacATGTTTAGGTACGGGCTGTAGAGGgactgaaaatgcatttaattattGCAGCTTAACAGGCTGTGCAGTGTAATAGGCTAAAGAATGTccgaaaaacaacaaaaggaggTTTCTACTGTCAGTATGAGTTATAGTCCTTATTTacaaatatttctctttttgaatGCTGTAGCCTGTTATATGGAGATGGATTGATACAGGCTttacatgggatttatatcttgttatctgcaggaacagatgagtTCATCAGcttatatgacatatatatgaatatgacagcagcaatAGTAGAATGTTTCCACGGCAACATGTAAAACAGTCTCGAGGGCTGTCTATCAGCtgcttgcagtctctgccctcgCAGACTTTATGTGATGAGGGTAAATACATTATTACATACATCTGAAGTGCGAAAGTCCAGAGGgtgacatttggattcagcccaaacatggtcacttggctccaaaaaaccaagatggttaTGGCCGAAATGCCGACCTCATGGCTTCAAAACCAGAATCCACAAAActatgggtgacatcacggtacCTACACTTGTTGTTTGTTAGGGttggaatcaccagaggctccaCGATACCATATTATCAGGATACTTTAGTCACGACACAATATTATTTCAATTTTAAATGGGTTGCGATACTTTTTgcaatatattgcgatttattacctgttttcaactgtaaataatGTCCCCAaatgaaaactttgtcaacatctgttttatctgctAAGATAAACATGTCAGACTGTTCATCTCActtgagtcattttgtgtgcagcaaaatgtatcgaGTGGACTGTAATGCCATGATTTACCAGAGTTACagccaaacaaacacatgcattgaCATTGAAACAGGAATGAAATTTATTGTAAAGTCAacattatgttgttgttgtttgttttaaaggaaGAGGAGCAGCCCAGAGTTCTTAAGATGCCACGATCCTGGGTCAGTTACATCAAAGTCTCAGAAAAAGGTACATGAACGTGAGTTATTAATCTGATGCTACAGTGAACTGATGCTGCACATTACCCTGTACACTCTTTACCTCTTTATTGTCAAGGTCAGGTTAGTGTCTATTTGTAACCAGTTATGGTGATGATATACCATTAACCTGTTTTTTGCATCTTACTGATaatcttattttttatattttgtttatttagcaCTCTATATATCAAGTATCCCTCCTACTTTGTGATGAAACCACCATGCAACAAAGTCCGTCAGGATAAACACAGTTATCTATTACATCTATAAAGATGGTGATGTTAGTTATCCATTAAATCATCTGAGTATGAGTAGTAAATAAAGTGCATACAGCAGAGAAAACACATGTGTAGTAAAACCAAACACATGCCACCTGATGCTGTGACacctccacaaactgctgcctcTCGTTTCTCGTTCAGACCTGGAGACCCGCTGGCCCGAAGGACAGAAGGTGACTCACTACAGAAAAGCAAAGCTGGAGAGGTTTGCACTGTACCTGAGGTCAGACGGCCTGGTCACACGACTGACTACATACAAAGACCTGGACTGTGAGTGGTTAACAGAAACCTCCCACTTTTGAAAATAATtcagctttttttctgtcttcatgTGGAAAAGAAATCCAATGAGGCCTTTAGGACCTTGTGTCCCTACAGAGCTGAAAAAAGTTTATGTCATTGGAATCTGTTTGTGCTCAGGATGTCCTGATCCTTTCTAAAATGTAGGTGTTATGAGCCGATTAAGCATTTTAAACTGATCAGGATCGTCTTTATTGAGCTATAGAGCCCAATCTATTTACTTCAGCTGTCACTCAGGgaccggttgcacaaaacacctttaaTTTTTTCCacttaaggcttaatttctccttagctgatGGATTTCCACAGTTGCACATAATTCCTTAAATGGTTTTCTTAGTTAAGGAAAAACGTTAACTCAGATATTTAAcagagattttacagcagtaaaagtttccatggagattgtgTGTTTGCTTGTACTCAGCTTGTGACGCCTGTTATCGTCTCACAAAGTTGGCTCATAGTTAGAGAGTGAAATAGcagaagaaaggaagaaaaccAAACTGGAGAAGAAGATTAaacttctggaggaatacaatcatagaGAGCACAAACTACAAAGTTAATTTGATCCCCAAAACAATTGTAGAAAGAAATTGCAATGAAATTTAATTCAGTTGAATCCAAAGCGTAAAATAAAAAGCGTATCCATCTGGTTGCAGAACACTCTTCTCggggtgtgttggtgtgtgtgtgttacagacaaTGGGAAAGAAAAAATTAGTGGCATACAGTTCATTCAGATAATTTGGAAACAGGCTGCACTGAAGTAACTCTTAGGAGGAAAGAGAAATTCCCTCGAGACACGACCAAAAGAGAAATTTTTTATTCATatgacaagcacacacactggattattttaataacttaaaaatGTTTGCAGCTGTATTATCTAGTACAATAGAACAAATAGAAATCCCTAGTATGCATAacgtgacgtgtgtgtgtgtgtgtgtgtgtgttacaggcaCAGAGGTCGTCATGGTGAAGGAGTGGTATCAACACAGAAAGGACCACCTGGAGGAGCGGGAGGTCAACAAGGTCGACAACTTCACCTCAGAGCGCTTCAAACGTGGAAGAAGCTTCCACCTCTTATGTACGTCTGCTTTCTGCTGCTGTCCAGTTAAAACCTCACATTGCCCTAAGATGCATTTTAACCGACCTGTAGCACTCCATGAGGGTGACATGAGGGCCtgacgtcctctagtgggacctgtgctcacagcccagcactgtgcagctccatcattcaccagagaacaccagaactggcaggtccaccatcagcgccctgttctcttcagatgagagcaggttcacactgagcacatgtgacaggcgtgaaagagtctggagatgccgtggtgaacgttatgctgcctgtgacatcatccagcatgaccggtttggcagtgggtcagtgatggtctggggaggcagatcCCTGGagttggccctgggttccttcTGGTaaagtgggccctgggttcctcctggtgcagagggccctgggttcctcctggtgcagaaggccctgggttcctcctggtgcagagggccctgggttcctcctggtgcagagggccctgggttcctcctggtgcagtgggccctgggttcctcctggtgcagagggccctgggttcctcctggtgcagaaggccctgggttcctcctggtgcagagggccctgggttcctcctggtgcagagggccctgggttcctcctggtgcaatgggccctgggttcctcctggtgcagggggccctgggttcctcctggtgcaggacccGGCCTCATGTGTCCAGaatgtgtaggcagttcctggatgatgaaggcattgatgtCATTGACTGGCCGTCTCGTgtccctgacctaaatccaactgagcacctTTGGGACGTTATGTATCAGTACATTTGATGCTgccaagtaccaccacagactgtccaggagctcactgatgccctgatccaggtctgggaggagatcccccaggacaccatcagGAGGTCATACAGGGACGCAGGGGccgtacacactactgagtcacattatgagttgctgtgataaaatcCATGCAAGCTGGATCAGCCTGATGAGTTGATTATTTTAGTTTCCATTGACGGTCGttacgtcattttgttctcaataaATTATGTAACATACATCAGTAAAAATTCTAAACTGGAATAATGTGTTTATGGAActaatgtgtgatttaagtgttctcTTCATTTCTATGAACAGTGTATGTGTTTGCTCAGTTCACAGGTACACATCGTCCAGCACAGGCACAGAACACGAGATGGAGTTCAGCAGTGCTCATCTTGACAATCTGGTGCGGAGGGTAAAGTCACCAAGTGAGATGACGGAGACCTTCGAGGGCCGGGGGGACTTCCTCTACTATCGACATGTCGTCCTCGGTCGACACGTCCAGTTCTCAGAACCAGATGTGGACACCGATCCAGATGACCGACCACTGCAGGTAAAAATATAGAAACCAAAAATTCTCACTTCATTTTATGAACCTTATCAGTAGCTCAGGATAGTTGAGAGTCGCTTaatgtgcatgagtgtgtttttttgtgtgcaaaCAGAAAGTAGTGGAGCGTTTCCATAGGAACAGATCCAAACCAGCCAGCGAAGACGTGGCCGAGCGAGTGTTCCTATTAGCTCAAAGACGCATCGAGGTGACCTATCACTTAGGGGATCACAGATTTATCCCTTCAAAGAGGAGCTTCACCAAACCCCGAGAGTCAACAGAACAAAAGAAGGCCGGGGTCTTCACATCTCACATGGTCACCAGCTTCCAGGtacagacaacaaacacacaggaagaTATACGGGAAGTTTCAAACTAAAAGCCTCTGAGCAATGGCGATTTTGAGGGGTGGCCTGGGGTGGCCGGGGCCACCCCTGAAAACTCATTGGCCACCCCAGATCTGATAGGTAGTTGGTCAAGTCCgtcaacaaaagaaacaagagaAATGCTGCCAATCAATGATGATCAGCTGATTTAGGgccagttttacatttttaactaaCACAGTCATGGTCGCACTGAGGCTGTGAGAGCTGATTTCTGCTCAGCGGATGTTTGACCAATGGCCATGCAGGTCTGATAGGTGAGCCATCAGCCATGAGATGAGCATGCcgcatctgctgctgctgctgctaatgaaACGGGAGGACGGTCACAGTGACAACGTCAACTGCAGAACTGCTGGATAAAAACGGCACGCTGAATCAAAGCCAACGTTTCAATTTATGCCTTCATCAGGGCCCTGGACATGAATACTGTCTGGGTTGAAAACCactttttgcacattttcatacggtgccgtagcattgtttcaaacctctcattgttccaacctctcattagtccgacgtcccgttgttccaatatgtgattattactgtatttgtgtaccatagaggatcagcaatgcaacaaaagtaggctaccggtcgagatacaagtgtcatagagaggagagaatgaaacaccataacctcctgatattaactctggggtctggGTTGTGTGTGGAGCTTTCcgtggtgctgaatggctcccggcgggTGTATTTcggccttgatggtgcgccacgcccgcgaccggctctgggtcagctgggaaaggcttgaggcagagcaggctcacagcttatgtgtttgccactttctttttcattttaacccacaccatgatcttttcctgaccctaaccaagtggtttttgtgcctaaccagaccttaaccacagggcatcatgatgattttggaacaacaggacttcagaacaatgggtttaatatggtcggaacaatgggatgtcggaaaaatgggcagacccctTTTCGTACATCATAAGGCATCATATAATGACATTATTCAGTCATCAGGGCTTCAGCTGTGTCACCTGTATTGTTACCTATGTTTGCTTTACTAATTTAGGCCCCATCTTgtggttaaataaaaacacacctggcaaagaccaaaccaaaaaaaatcaaatttcagTATCTCCAACAAATTATATCTATATCTAATTATATCTGTAAAGAACaacaaatattctttttttcctagGCTACAagcttattttatctttttgctTACAGATAAACTTTTTAATAAGGCCTATCTTTAAGTATTAagctttgatttgaattttttggtttgttctgtTGCCTggattgctgtgtttttatgtaaccACAAGATGGCGCCTCAATTAGTAGAGCAAACACAGGTAACAATACAGGTGCCACAGATGAGCTGATGACTGATTAATGTTATTCTATAGGATGAGTAATCTAACTTGTGGAGAGATGAGGACGTTAATCCACTATAAGGAAATGGCTCTTAGAAAATGTGTACCCTATCCTGAACATAAATACTGATTAAAAATCGACATGTTAAAATAACCAGAAATTCCTGAGGACTGTGATAGGTGGaaatggaattaaaaaaaaattactttttttttttttacctgcatagacacctttatttgacagttaCGAGACAGGAAATCACAGGAGAGTGAGGGgatgtgacatgcagcaaaggtccTCCGGCCAGGATTCGAACCAGGGTTGGCTGCGTACGTGGCATTATACTTTATATCATTATATTATATGCCATGGCCACCCCACACTAGCTTTGTGTCCCATCTTGGCCACCCCAGTAAAAATGTCCTGGATACGCCACTGCCTCTGAGCTGTTTCTGGGATCGTACACTCCAGTAataacatttgtgtgtgtgtctgtgtgtgtgtgtgtgtgtgtgtgatcaggtGGATCCGTCTGAGAAGCCTCttcagactctgactctgtaTGAGATGCTGGTGGCTCTGATGACGGACGAGGAGGAGGCGGTTCTCCAAATCAAAGTGTCTAAGAAAGAGGTAACTGTAGCATCGAGCTGTGTCACAGCTCATAATGTTTTATAGATTCTGGATTtttgaatgacagaaaatgGTCACCTGAGCAAACTATTTTTTTACAGTCCTCCCTAAGTCAAACATGTCCCAGTTAATCACCAGTAGAGCCCAGTTCAGGTCAAAGATTTGCAAACTGCCAGTTTACACCAATGAGACTAGACGAGACGATGTATCCAcagctctctgtacttctgttctaaCCTCCAGCTTTTCAGGATTATTTTGTTGCTGAgtataatttgtattttctgGAAATATGAATCGGGACAGTGACAGCACAGGAcactaaactataacatgagtcCTCATTATATACATCTTGTATATAAAATGTCTGTATTCTTGCTGCCTTTGACCCTGTGCtccttccccccccccccccccacccccaccccccaccccccccagaTGGGGGCGTAATGCTGGGTTCATACTACATTACAGTTTTGTTCCGACAGTCATCTTGTCAGATTAGGCGACTGTGGAGTCATCAAATCTGTGACTTGGCCGActgacatgacagactacatgtTGGTCCACGACCAATCATCCTTGGTCGTCGTTCaggacgtgtgtgatgtcatcagattattcttgttctatttttattattattattattatttcagtcactgtgtctgatCGTGTACCAGCTGAACTGTTACCATAGTAatgtaaaaagcaccaccagatgggcggagctacatttgaagtccTGCATGCAAACTATGACAGTcactccacaacaagttcctgcaaatgtttcacataaaaacctgtttagaaaatgaagggattctctcaactgaAATGAtcaggggcttttaatttgaaactgatacaggaagtgttgagtttgtaaTGACAACGCGATGCATTAAATGTAACAGGACAAACGGGAGCGGATTAAAACTAAAGACAGAATGAGAAATGACGGCCTGTTTCTAAAGTAGTGTGTTTGAAATgtagcctctgcagctgtgctgagtaAAGGACCAGACACTATCTGTGAGTTTgattcctttatatcctccattatgaagaaagaacattctttgctagcttgatgctaatgacagtactcagcgggttaataaagtgcctctgctgtttcctttttactctgtgtgctaaCAGGAAACGACGCCATACGTCGACAGTGTAAAGCTAACATTGTGTAGTCTGAACCCGGCATTACAGTTAGCACAGCGTGGTGttactacttttactcaagttCAAGGtgtgaatacttcttccaccccTGATGTGTGTGTAGCTGAGAGACATTGTGGCCTgtagagagcaggaggagggagaCGTTCAGCTTGACTTCTCCCCGTGGACGACAACAGGAGCTGCCAGGGCCCGCAGCCAGAGACAGGAAATggtgactgacacacacacacacacacacacacacacacacacacacaaaacacatgtaactTGGTTGTGTCAGATTTCCAATTTTTAACAGCTCTTGTGTAAAGAAAAGTTTACCTGACGATTTACCGTATCTGTTTTACTCCCCACTGATCAATTCCTGGATATAAAATACGTTTAAAATTGCCACAACATTCTAGCCCGTCATCGCCAGACCAAATCACAACTGACCAGACCAAATTTGGACCCTCGAAGTTTATTTTTGATCTATCATCAGCCGTGGATCAAAGTGCCTCTAaacacaaccaatcagagctgagcaACGGACAAAACAGACTGCTGCGTGCATCATGAGCTGTAATGGTGTAGCATCAATGTACTGTGAACAAGTGAAGATATTTTTGCCATCAGAATTTAAAGATAAAAGGTGTTTTTACTTTACTAAAATATTTGAAACACAAGGAAAAGGCCAAACTGTTTTTGGTCAACTTGTTGATCCTTGAAAATGTGTCAGGGCGCTCCTCTCTACTGGTGTCAGCACACTCTATATTAGATAaatggttgtgattggcccgTCGTATCTCCAATTGTTGGAAATCTGTccaaagcagagagagagagagcaaatgCATCTGCCAGAGCAGGAACACTGCTCACAGATTTGTCTGGTTCCCAGGCAAATAAAATTCTCTTAAAAATGTAATTCTGTTTAAACGACTAAAAAACCTCTAGAATTACTGCTGTGTGGTTTCACACCTCcgcgaaccagtcaagttggATTTACAGTtttcatccatgtctgtgaaaacaacgGGTTCTTCgtacacatcttcaacccggcagcacagaagatctacacaatcagcacagtttcaaggtggacacccaaaaattagagtcaccaattcagcaatctggaaatccatcggtaaaaaaaaaaaaaaaaattttcttcctttacctctggaggcacagcccggagttttgcGACTAacctcacgcccttcacttccggcggttgttgtttacaaatactttgggtagaaaaccagcagagtttagctatatatcacatttttcatgtcactatatcaccgtgtagattaatctgatgtttgttaagtctataaacacaatgattgaacaaacgttactatttctgtgtgcacataaTTAATatggttattgtagattagctgggctaaccgttagctgttaacgttagccttTAGCGTTGtctataaccatagactgtataaaaataaggtaacaactcaataaacggtccatgaataaaaaatattttttccagccgatatcttagttacaacatgattgagctagcaaagcagttttgtgttgctatgtgtggtatttatacgatgtctagaaagcattagtggctgcagctgacagggacagttagcaaagctaacatcaggacttcatctgttaaaagcctcccgttgccggatacgacatgaaactactccagttagctcaatcatgttgtaactcagacatct comes from the Epinephelus lanceolatus isolate andai-2023 chromosome 8, ASM4190304v1, whole genome shotgun sequence genome and includes:
- the ccdc135 gene encoding dynein regulatory complex subunit 7, producing the protein METVLESEREEEVRGGETWEEEEEEEEEEEETLHVSAPQEPFLKWDTADELCPESYRVNSPDEIRLLAIADNFQRQYSHLYPDRKPLLLCPVNECGVKKFVSTTLRPMMTVYPELFTWEGCASFVADFLSLVPLEPPVDLPRYLLSPSSVLQSQRATCFESAALLCSLLLGAHYDAYCVSGYAVKQMCLLDQSLQECPLQDTEVKSVTSEQEPQEDKYTVKHVRELKSHFLMQQEKKKQDAEAASLQKQKLQEDSEQRPAEPLRGLRVHCWVLVLSGSQSVEENFFIDPLTGRSYSTDDDNFLGIESVWNNHNYYVNMQNCRNGCADMVYDLEDLKMWEPVLYGAASKRQLILDIVKEQEREMMSRINDDDEEEEQPRVLKMPRSWVSYIKVSEKDLETRWPEGQKVTHYRKAKLERFALYLRSDGLVTRLTTYKDLDCTEVVMVKEWYQHRKDHLEEREVNKVDNFTSERFKRGRSFHLLFHRYTSSSTGTEHEMEFSSAHLDNLVRRVKSPSEMTETFEGRGDFLYYRHVVLGRHVQFSEPDVDTDPDDRPLQKVVERFHRNRSKPASEDVAERVFLLAQRRIEVTYHLGDHRFIPSKRSFTKPRESTEQKKAGVFTSHMVTSFQVDPSEKPLQTLTLYEMLVALMTDEEEAVLQIKVSKKELRDIVACREQEEGDVQLDFSPWTTTGAARARSQRQEMERLAAEEQKWLQEKEKDILAPHLIRLGNKETLSAEDARQLYQDCLTEFKQRLVEHANLIQEHYEKETRELQRKQQWYQKNQLHMTKEEEEEYQTYCSEKTLQIHVAKKRLVMHKEAASQKYQTLDQKLKRDPRLAPHLLG